In Nitrospiria bacterium, the genomic window AAGGTTTCTTCTTAGATGGAGATCTCATTAGCGAGTGCCCCCCTTCGTTAATACACGTCATTTAGCTCTAGAAGGCCTCATCCGAATTTGACATTCGCGTCGAACGGTTTTTCGATACAATTCCTGTAAAAGACGAGTAATAGGACCGGGTTTTCCGCCCCCGATCGTGAATCCGTCGGCCTTTACAACAGGCATGACTTCCATAGAAGTGTTGGTCAGAAAACACTCATCCGCATTGTAAAGGTCAGAAGGTCTAAGACGGGTTTCTTTCACAGGAATGCCAGACTCCTTGGCCAAATCGACGACGAGCCCACGCGTGATGCCTGGTAAAATGTCCAAATTGACCCCCGGTGTATAAAGACGGCCTCGCTTCACGATAAAAAAATTGCTGATACTACCTTCGGTTAAATGACCGTTAACAGAGAGCATCAGCCCTTCGTGCGAATGGTTTCGTTTGGCCTGGATTTTGGCTAGAATATTGTTGAGGAAATTGGACGATTTAATCTTGGGATCCAAGGCCTGACGAGGGGTCC contains:
- a CDS encoding aminotransferase class IV, which translates into the protein MRIYLNNNFVSEQNAVISVFDHGFLYGDGAFETLRAYGGRLFRLRQHLRRLKESAQGLEISLPHTFPVLGRLLYQTLSVNHLENALLRVCVSRGRGPIGLDPALCRKPTFVIIPRVFNGYGPHKYHNGLEITVVSVRRTPRQALDPKIKSSNFLNNILAKIQAKRNHSHEGLMLSVNGHLTEGSISNFFIVKRGRLYTPGVNLDILPGITRGLVVDLAKESGIPVKETRLRPSDLYNADECFLTNTSMEVMPVVKADGFTIGGGKPGPITRLLQELYRKTVRRECQIRMRPSRAK